A portion of the Deltaproteobacteria bacterium genome contains these proteins:
- a CDS encoding TerC family protein has protein sequence MAWFYSPEAWIALATLTALEIVLGIDNIIFITVLVSRLPQRQRQRARIIGLALAMLTRIALLLCIVWIMTLVRPLFTVLDHVISGRDLILIGGGLFLLVKSTHEIHGSLESGGSSPAASVGTAHFCGTLVQIMVLDIVFSLDSVITAVGLAQHVPVMVLAIVIAVLVMMLTAGPIGEFVDSHPTVKMLALSFLILIGVTLIAEGFDYHIPKGYIYFSMAFSVCIEILNMKIRKRQAPPVKLRKPLAQE, from the coding sequence ATGGCGTGGTTCTATTCCCCCGAAGCATGGATCGCCCTGGCGACATTGACGGCACTGGAGATCGTCCTGGGTATCGACAATATCATTTTTATCACCGTTCTGGTGTCTCGCCTGCCGCAGCGCCAGCGCCAGAGAGCTCGGATCATCGGGCTCGCCCTCGCAATGCTGACCCGGATCGCCCTGCTCCTCTGCATTGTATGGATAATGACGCTGGTAAGACCGCTTTTCACGGTCCTTGACCACGTCATATCCGGCAGGGACCTTATCCTCATCGGCGGCGGTCTGTTCCTGCTGGTAAAAAGCACCCACGAGATCCACGGCAGCCTCGAATCAGGGGGCTCATCGCCGGCGGCGTCCGTCGGGACGGCACATTTTTGCGGAACGCTGGTTCAGATCATGGTCCTCGATATCGTTTTCTCGCTGGATTCGGTCATCACCGCCGTGGGACTGGCCCAGCATGTGCCGGTCATGGTCCTCGCCATCGTCATCGCCGTCCTGGTCATGATGCTCACCGCAGGCCCGATCGGAGAATTCGTCGATTCCCATCCGACCGTCAAGATGCTTGCCCTGAGCTTTCTCATCCTGATCGGTGTAACCCTGATCGCGGAGGGGTTTGATTATCATATCCCGAAGGGATATATTTACTTCTCCATGGCCTTTTCGGTGTGCATTGAGATACTGAACATGAAGATCAGGAAGCGACAGGCACCGCCGGTGAAGCTGAGAAAACCCCTGGCCCAGGAATGA
- the fdhF gene encoding formate dehydrogenase subunit alpha — MFRDVETICPFCGVGCRIVLRVDRGRVVGLYPAENGINEGKLCIKGWSAHEFIHHPKRLTAPLLREKRSGTFRTVTWDAALSHIRENLSAALDAGGPAAVGVLGSAKCTNEDNYVLQKFARAVVGTPHIDHCARLCHASTLTGLSETFGSGAMTNSIEELEKADVMFVIGSNTTEQHPLIGRRILRAMRDGVARLIVADPRRTDMARCAHVHLAHRPGTDTALINGMLRVIVDEALADDEFITGRTEGFEAFLGSLREYSPERVADITGVSPEMIVAAARMYGTAEKASIIYAMGITQHVAGTANVRALANLALATGNVGKPSTGVNPLRGQNNVQGACDMGVLPSHYPGYQPVEDDGNRDRFSRDWRTDRLPQQAGLTLCEMMDAALDGRTRFLWIMGENPALSDPDTAHVRRALEAADFLIVQDIFPSETTAFAHVVLPGASYAEKEGTFTSTERRVQRVRAAIEPVGSARPEWAVIAELARLMGYDGMNWRSAEAVFEEIARVVPQYRGMSYLRLGGDGLQWPCPDAAHPGTPFLHEHTFSRGKGRFIPVEHVPPPEQPDEEYPLVLTTGRSLFQFHTGTMTRRSPILKERLDESYGEVNPADAVRAGIEDGDPVVIRSRRGEIVTTARVTETVPEGTVFVPIHFAEAAANMLTLRELDPLSKIPELKVCAVSLKKRTRSQGEA, encoded by the coding sequence GTGTTCAGGGATGTTGAGACCATATGTCCCTTCTGCGGTGTCGGGTGCCGCATCGTGCTCCGGGTCGACCGGGGACGGGTCGTCGGGCTCTACCCCGCCGAAAACGGTATAAACGAGGGTAAGCTATGCATCAAAGGATGGAGCGCGCATGAATTCATTCACCATCCGAAACGGCTGACCGCTCCCCTGCTCAGGGAGAAACGGTCCGGCACGTTCCGGACCGTTACCTGGGATGCAGCCCTTTCCCATATCCGTGAAAACCTCAGTGCCGCCCTCGATGCCGGTGGTCCGGCCGCCGTCGGCGTTCTGGGATCGGCCAAATGCACCAACGAGGATAATTACGTCCTCCAGAAGTTCGCCCGCGCCGTCGTGGGGACCCCCCACATCGACCACTGTGCCCGGCTCTGTCATGCCTCGACCCTGACCGGTCTGTCGGAGACCTTTGGAAGCGGCGCCATGACGAACAGCATCGAAGAGCTTGAAAAGGCCGACGTGATGTTCGTCATCGGTTCCAATACAACGGAGCAGCATCCCCTGATCGGCAGGCGGATACTACGGGCCATGCGCGACGGTGTGGCCCGCCTGATCGTGGCCGATCCCCGGCGGACAGACATGGCCCGGTGCGCTCATGTACACCTCGCGCACCGGCCCGGAACCGATACGGCCCTCATTAACGGTATGCTGCGGGTGATCGTCGATGAGGCGCTGGCGGACGATGAATTCATCACGGGCCGGACCGAGGGGTTTGAAGCGTTCCTGGGATCACTCAGGGAATATTCACCGGAGCGCGTTGCCGACATCACGGGTGTTTCTCCGGAGATGATAGTCGCGGCGGCCCGGATGTACGGCACCGCCGAAAAGGCCTCCATCATCTATGCCATGGGTATCACCCAGCATGTGGCCGGGACCGCGAATGTCCGCGCCCTGGCGAACCTCGCCCTGGCAACGGGCAATGTGGGAAAGCCCTCGACGGGGGTCAATCCGCTGCGCGGTCAGAACAACGTGCAGGGTGCCTGTGACATGGGCGTTCTGCCGTCCCATTACCCGGGATACCAGCCGGTGGAGGACGATGGGAACCGTGATCGTTTTTCCCGGGATTGGCGGACGGACCGCCTGCCGCAACAGGCGGGACTGACCCTCTGTGAAATGATGGACGCCGCCCTCGATGGACGGACCCGGTTTCTGTGGATCATGGGCGAGAACCCGGCCCTTTCCGACCCCGATACGGCCCACGTGCGAAGGGCCCTCGAAGCGGCTGATTTTCTCATCGTCCAGGATATCTTTCCATCGGAAACGACGGCCTTCGCTCACGTGGTCCTCCCCGGGGCGAGTTATGCCGAAAAAGAGGGGACCTTTACGTCGACGGAACGCCGGGTTCAGCGGGTTCGTGCAGCCATCGAGCCGGTCGGTTCGGCACGGCCCGAATGGGCGGTGATCGCCGAGCTCGCCCGGCTGATGGGATATGATGGTATGAACTGGCGCTCGGCGGAGGCCGTCTTCGAGGAGATCGCCCGGGTCGTTCCCCAGTACCGGGGCATGTCGTACCTCCGCCTGGGAGGTGACGGACTGCAATGGCCCTGTCCCGACGCAGCGCACCCCGGGACCCCCTTCCTGCACGAACATACCTTCAGCCGGGGAAAGGGACGTTTCATTCCCGTCGAACATGTTCCGCCGCCGGAGCAGCCTGATGAGGAATATCCCCTGGTATTGACCACGGGCCGTTCCCTGTTCCAGTTTCACACGGGTACCATGACCCGCAGGTCTCCGATCCTGAAGGAGCGGCTCGATGAGTCCTACGGAGAGGTCAATCCCGCCGACGCCGTGCGAGCGGGGATCGAAGACGGTGACCCCGTGGTGATACGGTCACGGCGGGGTGAGATCGTCACTACGGCGCGGGTCACGGAAACCGTCCCCGAAGGGACCGTCTTCGTGCCGATCCATTTCGCCGAGGCCGCCGCCAATATGCTGACCCTGCGGGAACTGGATCCCCTGTCGAAGATCCCGGAGCTCAAGGTATGTGCCGTTTCCCTGAAGAAAAGGACGCGGAGTCAGGGTGAGGCGTGA
- a CDS encoding PDZ domain-containing protein gives MYKNRCILLAIFLFIWSIFIVSCASSVRETKKPCDGLMVLTNAFNLIEENYIDPVDTSLLANEAVLGMEEHLKSRSKFVSANHGINFYNSRSERAKALGYLSSSFNYYVSVADGDPFELQYAAIEAMVKSLDPYCSYLTPELYEDLRSFTRGNYCGIGIEVAMIDGVITVVSPIDDTPAYHAGVEAGDRIIAINGELTAGFTVNDAFRALRGPAGTTVTITIDRNGDRQRKFIIQRKDITIQSVKHRIMEGGVGYVRVAAFQETTTTELRNALRDIQAAGTLRGIIIDLRNNPGGLLDEAITVSDMFLASGVIVRSEGRADYTNRTYQATRDGEEALCPMIILVNRGTASASEVVAFALRDNDKALLFGSRTAGKGTIQSVTELCDGSALKLTMAKYYSAKGRAFQETGIIPDLYVGDRKEREKCGVAGDGAGAPNGDGPVFILYEGGSLDLPLMIAHAALSRGKGLPGTEELKMLAGQVLNR, from the coding sequence ATGTATAAAAATCGTTGCATTCTGCTTGCCATATTTCTGTTCATATGGTCCATCTTCATTGTGTCCTGCGCGTCGTCTGTCCGGGAGACGAAAAAACCCTGTGACGGCCTGATGGTCCTGACCAATGCTTTTAACCTGATCGAGGAAAATTATATCGATCCCGTCGATACGTCTCTCCTGGCGAATGAGGCGGTCCTCGGCATGGAGGAGCACCTGAAATCACGCAGCAAGTTCGTTTCGGCCAATCACGGCATTAATTTTTACAACAGCCGGAGCGAGCGGGCAAAGGCCCTTGGGTATCTTTCATCCTCATTCAATTATTACGTTTCCGTCGCGGACGGCGACCCCTTTGAACTGCAATATGCTGCCATCGAGGCCATGGTCAAGAGCCTCGATCCCTACTGTTCCTATCTGACGCCTGAGCTGTACGAAGACCTGAGATCGTTCACGCGGGGGAATTACTGCGGCATCGGCATCGAGGTGGCCATGATCGATGGCGTGATCACCGTCGTTTCTCCCATAGACGATACCCCGGCCTATCACGCGGGGGTCGAAGCCGGCGACCGGATCATCGCGATCAACGGTGAGCTGACGGCGGGGTTCACCGTGAACGATGCGTTCCGGGCCCTTCGGGGGCCGGCGGGAACGACGGTCACCATCACGATAGACCGCAACGGCGATCGGCAGAGGAAATTCATCATTCAGCGGAAGGATATTACCATCCAAAGCGTCAAACACCGGATCATGGAGGGCGGCGTCGGCTATGTCAGGGTTGCCGCCTTTCAGGAAACGACGACGACCGAACTCCGAAACGCCCTGCGGGACATACAGGCGGCGGGTACGCTCAGGGGGATCATCATCGACCTGAGAAATAATCCCGGGGGACTCCTTGATGAAGCCATAACCGTGTCCGATATGTTCCTGGCCTCGGGGGTGATCGTGCGGTCCGAGGGGCGGGCGGATTATACGAACCGGACCTACCAGGCGACCCGTGACGGTGAAGAGGCGCTCTGTCCCATGATAATCCTCGTGAACAGGGGAACGGCCAGTGCATCCGAGGTTGTTGCCTTTGCCCTTCGTGATAATGATAAGGCCCTGCTCTTCGGTTCACGGACGGCGGGGAAGGGAACCATTCAAAGCGTGACGGAGCTCTGTGATGGTTCAGCACTGAAGCTGACGATGGCGAAGTATTATTCGGCCAAGGGACGGGCGTTTCAGGAAACGGGCATTATTCCCGACCTGTATGTGGGTGATCGGAAGGAGAGGGAAAAATGCGGTGTTGCCGGAGACGGGGCAGGTGCACCGAACGGGGACGGGCCGGTCTTCATTCTCTATGAAGGGGGCAGTCTCGATCTACCCCTTATGATCGCCCATGCTGCTCTGTCCCGGGGAAAGGGACTTCCCGGGACGGAGGAACTGAAAATGCTTGCCGGTCAGGTCCTGAACCGGTAG
- a CDS encoding VOC family protein — MISRIDHVSLAVRDTEYDRAVHFFRDILGAVPGVGFDDEGMRFFWRIYSLGDLSRIELMKPTGEGSFLDNFLGDRNGGVHHITLETPDIEKAREILDGNGIPYFGFHDLGAIWKELFIHPKDAFGVLIQIAQFNPDDWVDDSVKLPPGRKFEVTKNDTGCILTVAHPGGGTARLKLSRDEMTMLAGELTDG, encoded by the coding sequence GTGATTTCAAGGATTGACCACGTATCGCTCGCGGTCCGGGACACTGAGTATGACCGGGCCGTTCATTTTTTCCGCGATATCCTGGGCGCCGTGCCCGGTGTCGGGTTCGATGATGAAGGAATGCGGTTTTTCTGGCGCATCTATTCACTCGGTGACCTGTCGCGTATCGAATTGATGAAGCCCACCGGTGAAGGAAGTTTTCTTGATAATTTTCTCGGCGATAGGAACGGCGGTGTTCATCATATCACCCTCGAGACGCCGGATATCGAAAAGGCCCGGGAGATCCTGGACGGGAACGGCATTCCCTATTTCGGATTTCACGATCTCGGGGCGATATGGAAAGAACTCTTCATCCACCCGAAAGACGCCTTCGGCGTTCTCATACAGATCGCCCAGTTCAATCCCGATGACTGGGTCGATGATTCCGTCAAGCTGCCTCCGGGAAGGAAGTTCGAGGTCACGAAAAACGACACCGGATGCATCCTGACCGTCGCCCATCCGGGCGGCGGGACCGCCCGCCTTAAACTCTCACGGGATGAAATGACCATGCTGGCCGGGGAACTTACCGACGGATAA
- a CDS encoding DUF3795 domain-containing protein, giving the protein MNQGRELAAPCGLYCGVCGILIAHRDNNEKFKEKLAPVYGVRPEDIRCEGCLSEDVFFYCRVCPIKSCAREKGFEGCYQCDEFPCKIIEDFPIAVGKKVMLRAVPAWRELGTERWMEEEEKRYTCPNCGTKLFRGAKRCRNCQEPVDLD; this is encoded by the coding sequence ATGAATCAAGGACGTGAATTGGCGGCGCCATGCGGGTTGTACTGCGGGGTATGCGGAATATTGATCGCCCACCGTGACAATAATGAAAAGTTCAAGGAAAAGCTGGCGCCCGTCTACGGGGTCCGCCCCGAGGACATCAGGTGCGAGGGATGCCTGTCCGAGGATGTGTTCTTTTACTGCCGGGTCTGCCCCATAAAAAGCTGCGCCCGGGAAAAGGGTTTCGAGGGATGCTACCAGTGTGACGAGTTTCCCTGCAAAATAATCGAGGACTTCCCGATCGCCGTGGGGAAGAAGGTCATGCTCCGGGCGGTCCCGGCCTGGCGCGAGCTCGGTACGGAAAGATGGATGGAGGAAGAGGAAAAACGCTATACCTGTCCGAACTGCGGTACAAAACTCTTCCGGGGCGCGAAACGGTGCCGGAACTGCCAGGAACCGGTTGACCTGGATTAA